A window of the Lactuca sativa cultivar Salinas chromosome 7, Lsat_Salinas_v11, whole genome shotgun sequence genome harbors these coding sequences:
- the LOC111889007 gene encoding uncharacterized protein LOC111889007, translated as MKKGFRACLRDFLGFDGAFMKGPFPGQILTAVGGLQAAIAQLFPCAEHRYCLRHIHDNMKRTWRSNEHKEHLWNCATATTVQEFNHLMNEFNLFDKDAYNWLKQIPQQHWARSHFTGRAISDMLLNNLCEVFNSKLVEGRDKPLITCLEYIREYMMKRICNVIKVQNKCVGPLTPSATKIMDKNVYLASQYTTRWNGSDKYQLKGPWQDQQVVDMAERVCSCRKWELTGLPCKHVIAVLNDKADNGEKIGELHTYVHRVHWLETWKAAYVHKVEPIKGRAMWPISDCPIKITPPLHHNQPGRPKKKRRQSAGERSQKKGENGNGASGSQTDGASGSQTHAASGSGKLTRKFISVTCSKCKNKGHNARTCKGQVGN; from the exons ATGAAGAAAGGGTTTAGAGCTTGCctgagggattttcttggttttgATGGGGCATTTATGAAGGGCCCTTTCCCAGGACAGATATTGACTGCAGTTGGG GGTTTACAGGCAGCCATTGCTCAGTTGTTTCCATGTGCTGAGCACAGATATTGTCTCAGGCATATACATGATAATATGAAGAGAACATGGAGATCCAATGAACACAAAGAACACTTGTGGAATTGTGCCACAGCAACAACAGTCCAAGAGTTCAACCACTTAATGAATGAATTCAACTTATTTGATAAGGATGCATATAATTGGTTGAAGCAGATCCCCCAACAACACTGGGCAAGAAGCCACTTCACAG GGAGAGCAATATCAGATATGCTTTTAAATAATCTTTGTGAAGTTTTCAACAGCAAATTGGTTGAAGGAAGGGATAAACCACTAATAACTTGCTTGGAGTACATCAGGGAATACATGATGAAAAGAATCTGTAATGTCATCAAGGTGCAAAATAAGTGTGTAGGGCCTCTAACTCCTTCTGCAACAAAGATTATGGACAAAAATGTTTATTTGGCATCTCAGTACACAACTAGGTGGAATGGTTCAGACAAATACCAACTGAAAGGGCCATGGCAGGATCAACAAGTTGTTGACATGGCAGAAAGGGTATGCAGCTGCAGGAAGTGGGAATTAACTGGCCTCCCTTGTAAACATGTCATAGCTGTCCTAAATGATAAAGCAGATAATGGTGAAAAGATTGGAGAGTTACACACTTATGTCCATAGGGTGCATTGGCTAGAAACTTGGAAAGCAGCTTATGTTCATAAGGTAGAGCCTATTAAAGGGAGAGCAATGTGGCCTATAAGTGATTGCCCAATTAAAATCACCCCTCCTCTGCACCATAATCAGCCTGGGAGACCCAAGAAAAAGAGAAGGCAATCTGCAGGGGAGAGAAGCCAGAAGAAGGGAGAGAATGGTAATGGTGCTAGTGGGAGTCAAACTGATGGGGCTAGTGGGAGTCAAACTCATGCTGCAAGTGGGAGTGGGAAGTTAACAAGGAAGTTTATTAGTGTGACTTGCAGCAAGTGTAAAAATAAAGGGCACAATGCTAGAACTTGCAAGGGCCAAGTAGGAAATTGA